In Malassezia restricta chromosome VII, complete sequence, the sequence CGATTACGACGGCCGACTCGTTCTATGTGCTGCGATTCCACCGCGCTGCGTACGACGAATTCGCGGCGAGCGGCATGCCCTCGGATGGCGACGGCTTTGAGGATGCCTTTGAGGTGCTGGCAGAGATCAGCGAGACGGTGCGGAACGGCCGCTGGACGGGCGAGTGCTTTGTGTACACGAACGGCGCGAATCGCCTGCAATACTTTATCGGCGAGCAGACCTACACGATCCGACCCTGCGACGCGGAGCTGTACGTCCTAGGCTATCTGCCCCAGCTTTCGCGCGTGTTGGCTGCCGACAAAGATATGAATCTGTACAGCTTTGCCCTCTCGCTTGCCGTCGTGGAATACCAGACGGCGATCCTACAGGGTGACATGGCGCATGCCGAGTCGCTCTTGCCGCAGGTGCCCAgtgcgcagcgcggcaaGATCGCGAAGTTCTTGGAGGCGCAGTCCATGCCTGACTTGGCTTTGAGTGTGGCCACGGACCCCGACCACCGCTTTGACTTGGCCGTCCAGCTCGGCCAATTCGATGTGGCTCTTGATATTGCGCGCCACGGCCCTGCCTCTGGCGCCGAAATGCGGTGGCGCACGATCGGCGACCAGGCCCTCGCCCACTGGGATGTCGCCCTCGCCCAAGAGTGCTTCAAGCACGCCAACGATGTCCACTCGCTCTTTTTGGTCGCCACGGCGCAACAGGACGAGGCCCTCCTACGCCACGTGGCCGAAGCCGCTCGGGCCAAGGGCGAGCTCAACctggcggtggcggcgctcgtccagctgcAGGATACGCGCGGCGTGGTCGATGTGCtgatgcaggcgcagcggctgcctgaggcggcgctgttTGCGCGCacgtatgcgccgcatctTGTGCCGGAGACGGTGCGTGCGTGGAAGGCGTCGATCCGCGCACAGTCCAGTCAGAAGCAACAAGAGCTCGCGGACCGTATCGGCGAGCCACATACCATGCCTGAGCTGTTCCCTGAGGGCGGATACACGTAGTGGCATCGTAGTCAGTCTATGTACTACACGGACGAGGGCAGGATCGATCCCACAGCCTCTTGCTGGAGCAGCCActgttgctgctgctgctgctgccgagcgAGGCCCGCTTGAAAGATGCGGTGCCGGTCGGGATGCAGCGGACCAAACTGTcgcacgagcgtctcgTCAGCATACACATGCTGCAGAAATCGACGCAACTCGTGAACACCGCGGCCACTGTATACACAAAAGGACTGGCGTTGGTGCTGATTAAACTCTTTGGGTGGGGGACGGCACATGGCCTGAAGCTCGGCGCAGCGGAACGCGGGCACGCCCGTCAAGCTGAGATGCGtgaggcgcggcaggcgcaggGTGAGCCAGAAGATGGCGGGTACGTGGATATTCTCGCAGTAGGAAAGGTGCACCCGCTCCAGGTTGGTATATCGCTCGACCAGCGCATATATCGCGCGATCGGTGAGCTgtgccacacgcacgagtccgatgcgccgcagcttGGGCAACTGCGACGCGAGGACCACGACGCTTTCGTCCGTGAGCTGGACACAGCACGCTAGGTCCAAGTACCGGATGCGTGTACAATGATGCGCCAGGTGTATGATGGCGCGGTCCGTCACATGAGACACGTGAGCCAAGtgcaggtgctggatgTTGCGTCCGAGCTCGCTGATCGCATACACACTCTGGTCAGTCAGACGTGAGCACTTCGCCAGCGACACGTTCCgcaagcgcggcgcatgcgatACAATCGCACGAACGGCCTCGTCCGTGAGCATCGTGCAGCAAGTCAAGTCGAGCATTCGCAAATGCTCACACACGCGAAAGGGGGGCGATAAAGGGAGTGCCCTGCGCATAGATGGTGTAGGAAACGCCAAATCCGTCAGGGCATTGCAGTGAGCCAATTTGAGCTCGCGAAGCTGCGTCGGACGCAGCCACACGTCCTGGACGCTTTGGTCATGCACCGACGTGCACTGCATCAAGTCGGCTTCGAGCAGGGTAGGGCACCGACGCAGCAGttccagcagcgcatcatcacCTACGCGCTCGCACGCACCCAgcttgatgcgccgcagcatgGGACAGTGCCGAGCCAAGTCACACACGCCCTGGCTGGTAATGCGAAGGCAACCGGTCAAATTGGCCCCTTGGAGGCGTGGGCACGTCGTGGCGAGCACCTGCAGCGTATGGTCCGTAACGCACGTCACGCCACTAAAGTCAACGGCCACAAGCTGAGGCGTATTTTGCAGCACTCGCGACAGCGTTTCCTCGGTGACTTGCGTGCAACCTGACAGAGTAAGCCGCTCGAGGCGGTGGCagagcgccatgcgcccaAACAACTGGTCATCGAGCTCGCCAGCGAGTGTACTAAAGTTGAGGCGCCGAATGTAGCTTGCATACGGAAAATAAGCATCTGGCTGGATCATCACATGGATCATCTGGAAGAGAGCCGACAGCTTGTGGAACGAAGGCCGGTGCCACAGCACTTGCACCGCACTCGCACACCAGCGACGACACACAAGAAGGCACGACTGCAGATCCTGCTGCGAAGTCAGTGCATACCGGAACACATGTAGGAGTATCTCGTGCGGCAGCTCCGCGAGCGATGTGCCTCGCACCCCACTGGACGCTGACAACGGCTCATccatcggcggcggcggcgccatcTCGTCAGACTCCGGCGTGTCTGAGTCAGAGATAGACGAGACCGGTGAAGCATCGCCATACGCCGGCACTTCACGCACCACACGCACAGGCGACCACACCCGCACGC encodes:
- a CDS encoding F-box and leucine-rich repeat protein GRR1; amino-acid sequence: MDAASGVRVWSPVRVVREVPAYGDASPVSSISDSDTPESDEMAPPPPMDEPLSASSGVRGTSLAELPHEILLHVFRYALTSQQDLQSCLLVCRRWCASAVQVLWHRPSFHKLSALFQMIHVMIQPDAYFPYASYIRRLNFSTLAGELDDQLFGRMALCHRLERLTLSGCTQVTEETLSRVLQNTPQLVAVDFSGVTCVTDHTLQVLATTCPRLQGANLTGCLRITSQGVCDLARHCPMLRRIKLGACERVGDDALLELLRRCPTLLEADLMQCTSVHDQSVQDVWLRPTQLRELKLAHCNALTDLAFPTPSMRRALPLSPPFRVCEHLRMLDLTCCTMLTDEAVRAIVSHAPRLRNVSLAKCSRLTDQSVYAISELGRNIQHLHLAHVSHVTDRAIIHLAHHCTRIRYLDLACCVQLTDESVVVLASQLPKLRRIGLVRVAQLTDRAIYALVERYTNLERVHLSYCENIHVPAIFWLTLRLPRLTHLSLTGVPAFRCAELQAMCRPPPKEFNQHQRQSFCVYSGRGVHELRRFLQHVYADETLVRQFGPLHPDRHRIFQAGLARQQQQQQQWLLQQEAVGSILPSSV